The genomic window actcacacggctgggacacacgcccatgtggacattcgaagtagggacacacggcaaCGTCCTAGCTCGTGCCCATGCCCATGTagctctctgacttaggtcacacggccaagccacatgcccgtgtgttgggctatgtacccttcgaaatggcctcacacgcccgtgtgtcaggccgtgtgctgggccgtgtaacagcctgactttcAACCCTGAgaaagctataggggacacacgaccatgtcacctggccatgtgtcacacacggctgagacatatgtCCGTGCCTCTAGccatgtggacgaaaaataggtcatttccaagtcatatttctcacccaaacaaGCACACACCTACAAGCAATTTTCCACAtgtaaacaagcattcaaaatgcatcaaattaTGCATCAACAAGCTAAACCaatattcatacaaccaatatgcctaaaaggcacctcaatcacaacaattaaacatgtaCAACCATATGCAAGATTTGGCcaaaatttcaactaatttatagCTAAGTTTATACCAAATCATACCATTTCGTTTACCTATTAAATTCACACCAAAAAGTACCAAATATGCCCTTTAACATCTAGCAGCAATAGCCATATATGTCATCTATaacaaatataccaaaacaccacattcaaacatatcacaagaccatTTATAACATACATTTTTAACTACCATTCCATCTTCAATCATTCAAGCGTCATAAGCCAAGATAGCAACCATTTTAAAGccaaatatatacatgccaaaattagTACCATTTCAAGATCCAAAATGCCATAAACACAAGCCAAAAACAAATGGCTAAATCATCAAACAAACACacatatacatgtcattataaccaaaacttAGAAACACCAAAATCTATTGAtttagccgatggatagtgtgatataactccgacaagcttccaacccgaacgagcttccaattcaatataaaacacggaaaataacatagagtaaacataaatgcttagtaagttcgtataatgtaaaactcaacttaccatttcatcacATATTAAGTAAGTTAAgcatggcataatccaaccacacttgaccaaagcctaagcatttacaccaaacatgttagccatgtaagcatataacataaacaatttaatcataGATGATCACAAGATTTAATCATGTATCATATGCATATACCATATATCTTAACTTTCATTACTCTATGTATCACCAATTCAATGAAATTCACATGTGTTCATGTCTTAGTTCGTATCAAATTCTTACCATTCTCTTTCAAATAATGcatgttgaaccatttagaataccgctggatacccgggatagctcacacatagtgagctaactcatataactgtaatctgtcaattcctgtacctgtatgctcacacgagctataaaaatgggcctactcacacgaaatgtgggtcagaacgtagctacacggtgctactcacacaagctgtggagtattcgcaacacatgccggacctcagccatcggtaggacgttcaagaccagcacccgaatcatgtaaaccttaatgacatgtcatttgtatcctacgaatttctaaggttcaaacggggctcgatagttGACGTAACATCATTGGATATGCGatcggtatatatatatatggcagcCCATaatacatgtataattcaattaaaaacacataaatacaatataattacacgaacttacctcgatgattaaacgtagatacggaggcgactattccaaaactttatctttgcctcgatctaaagccgtagaggtttatcttgatctaaatgaataaattcagcccaatttaatacttattttattcaatttaacccaaactcatattttaaaaaattacatttttgccccctataattttaatttcatttcaatttatccctagctcataaaatgaGAATTCATGCAATTCATCCTTAACCCATTATATTCTAATTTCATATATGTCCTTAGCAAGCgctacatttaatttattttacaatttcaccatgaatattttttatttttcaatttaatccctatttgacaatttcatcaaaaatcacttaacaaaacttgtttatctatcaacaactaaccattttcttccataaaacatcaaaactcatatacattcattcatggaaaaaccataaccttttaaaaattttacaaactagtccccgggctagctagattaggctacaacgatcccgaaaatataaaaatcatcaaaaactaacCTCAAAATTAATCTCATGCAAAGACTTCAATTGTCGAAAATTCAAGGTGTTAAGAGTGGAGTTTTCTTCTCTAATTTCGGTCAAGTATAGCTTAGGAAGATGATACcttattaatttgtttttgttttacttaatttatttattaaattatttaattaaccttgTTATAAAACCATTAAATCACCTAATAAAGTGTCCATAATAGTCCACTCATGATATTAatggtttatttacaacataaaccctccaaccattaaatatcaaagctatttaatccctttaacttatagaactcaagttttgcacctttttcaatttagtcctttttttatcaaattaagcatgcaaacggtaaaatttattaacgaaatttttatacgataatactaacatgctatagacattaaaataataaaaaataaatatttctatgtcagatttgtggtcccaaaaccattgttccaatttcactaaaaacgggctgtcaCAACATACCATTAGCTTGGTAAAGACACAGAGACCCTTTCAGAGTTCTGAACTGAGTAAGCCAAGGGGTTTACAAACCAGAGTTAGCAGAAAATCTCAAGGAGAACCCGATGTTCAATGTGGGAATGCTTAAGCCTATTTGTGTGAATCAAGAAGATCCCAATCGGGACAAGTCACAATAGGGGCAGGTAAAAGTGGTGGCCTCTTATGATCAAGATATACAAAAGAGAGATATAGTTTGAGTTAGGCAACAGCTGAGACATAAGCTGAGGTGAATGTTTCGAGAAGCGAAACCACCCAATAGAGAGAGAAATTGAGAATCAACTGAGACATCTAGACTGTTCTAAGACGAGTCAGAAAAGCATCATTCCGAAGACGCGACGAGGgtgttgcgagaatgggtggggaaGAATGTCACAGGTGCGGATTAAAGCACGTGACCATTGCACACAGAATGCCTCATAGAGGTCAACTTATTAAATGGGGCTCATTTGACCCACATAAACTAGATCGATTCGTGGAACTCGTGGAGAAGCGCATCTACTTAAAGTCTTGGTGGTCCAATGAAACActctagtaaaactagagttacttGGGTAAATAGTGTGAATCTTAAAGGGATAAAATTATATAAAGTATAAATCCCTTAGGAGTTTTAATTGTAGATGGGAACTAATCTTAACAGTTGATGTAAATCGATCTGTACTATTGAATTTGGAGTAGCTcaaactataaatagaggtctcccCCTTCATTAGTAATCAGGTCACTCATAGTTTGAATATATTTGTGAGCATATACTTAAACAATTGGCATActatttttctttggtttttctaTTATTCGTTGCTCTTTCGATTTGAGTTGCTTCCACTATAATTTGGTGCCTTAAAAGAATTCTATGAGAATTTTCACTTTGCGAGAGTTAAGCTAACTTGGGTGCATTTGAAGTAAAGAAATCGCTTAAGATCGTGCAGATTGCGAAACCAAAGGTCTAGCCCCATAACACTTACACCTAACCAAAAAGATTGACGACGACtcttactttaatttaaaactctcatgttttcttaaataaaaattttccatattttaaaAAGCCTCAagctgaatttttctttttgaatttcaGCTTGAAAAAGAGTCACtacacttttcttttctttttttttattttacttttttcttcttctcctctttccttttatattaaaaaaaaactaagattACTAATAATTGCAGTGGCAAAAATAACAACCCACAAGATTTAGGTTGTTAAGGAGaacaaagaaatttttttaaaaataatttctttagcgTATCTGTATAGATTATTTCGTAATAAATTAATGTCTAATgaacaaaacataatttaaatcatatataaataattatttttataatttgtcctatttaaaaatagtaaagtatcaattcaaaaatatattttaaaaacatttcaaCATCTCTGATAAATATTGAAAACATCTGAGTTAAGTGGAccagttaaataaaaaattgggaAAAAATCCATGGACACGTATACTCATTTTGTTCGTAGCAAAAGCAATTAAAGTCACCGACAAATAACTTTGATCTTCTAGTCTTAACTTATTGGATggtggttaaaatttttgttgaacaCTTATTTGACATAATTAAAATAGCGTGATTCCATCTCCTactcaatattatatatatatataaaagtttgtTCTGAAAAGCaagtttaagtaaaaataaataaaatcatttttttaaaaacaatctcattatatgttctgatcatatctgctctttttgacacaatgcctagaactatcaTTAGTCCCtccccaacctataaatagaatGATAGTACGCTTTAGCACACTTGAACCTACATCctcttacattgacaacaatgtcTATGTCAATCAAGCTAAAATTAAATCAACATAACTACAACCAATTATTATTATCACATGATTGAGCACCCAACGTTGGGCTCATTATATCTATCCATATAGACTACAGGATAGTGGAATTGGGGATTTGGGTCAGTCTTCTTATCATCTTTCTTGGGCTCAGCCTTCTTCTCTTCGGGCTTCTTCTGGGGTTCCTTTGGAGGTGCTGGGGGAGGCCCTACAGTCACCAGCTCTACAAATTTCCCTACTTTTCTCGTTCGAACTATAATATCATATGGGTCTGCATCGCCTGTTACTGATATAGTTCCCTTGGCAGCGTCCACCTCTATCTTATCCACCCCtgcacaccaataaatttaacaatacgTACATAAATATTAATGTTTGATAAACATGTGTTCGGATACAGCTTCAAATTTTGCCATCAATTATTACAAAGCCAAAGAGGAATATGGTACTGTTTCTAGCCAAGTGTTTACCTTGTACTCCAGAGATTGCCTTAAGAAGCTTCTTCCTGCCTTTTTCGCCTGAGAGATCAACCTTCAAAACAGTCTTCTTTACCATGGAAACCAAACTaaagtttctaaaatttaaatcaaGAAAAACTCTTAGCTAGGTTAAGTATTGCAGCAGCATGATGATCTTATTTAAAGAGAAAGatgggtatatatatatatatcagattCTTTGGTTTGTTCACCTGGACTCCATAGCAAGGGAGGTTTGTCCTATTGCCTGTTTACCTAGAACCTATctaattatataatcacaaatagTTTCAGGGTGGTGGATTCTTAGCATTTGACGTATATATGTTATCGTTTATATTTGGATGTGTTTGCTTAGACTGGCATTCTGCTTTCAGCATGCACCATCTGGTGCACTTACCCACTTAACAAGCCAAGAAACAGCAACTCATTGGAACCATCATCGCTAACCAAATCACATAGCAAATAGCAATCGATGAACTACAGACcaaaaccaaattatatattaatcaaTGCTGTGGACCGTGGTGCAGATGATATTTACctataaaacaaatataattaattcattacatttttaaataataatctaATTATCTTGAATGTATGTACGGAACATGTGATAACATAATTACTCCACTAACAAATGTGATGTTAAAGTTGGATTTAAGTCGGTGAGAATGTGAGATAGATTTGTGTTGTTTTAGTTATCTATACTGTACTACTTATATAAACAGAATGTCACAAGCATTTTTTATTATAACACGCGTCCTTTTTCTTATTTCCCCACTATAAGATAGAGGTAAAACCTCAACATTGATCCCTCTGCTATGTTAATGCTTAAGATTTAGTCTTGAAATATAAGTAGGTCCCAAGCGTTTCTGTCTGACGTCCTTTTTCCTTTTCCGCTATAGGATAGAGGTAAATTTTCAGCATTGAGCCCTCTGCTATGTTAAGATTTAGCATTTAGTCTTGATATTTTAATTTGGCATAATTTGATCATCTACTTTATCAATGACATTAATTGATTCAAATAGTTAACATCCTTAATTATTATGGTTAAAATGATGTCGTGAGCTTTTTTAAAAACACCTTTCTAACACACACAAAACGAATTTATTTTAGTATGATAAGTACACATTTTTAACACATAAagaatttatttcaaaatgttaagtttgaaatgatatttttactcaaaataatTAAGAGTACTAATTatttgaagtaaataaaaatagaactaaattaaattaaattaaattaaattaaaatataaatattaaatcttaaatttaaatatagtaaagagattataatcataatttgaattaaaaagtTCTATACATAAAGCAATTATTTatcatttgatttaataaaaaaatcatctttttagataatatttttaattaaaaatttcgatcataattactttaataaatatatactaCAGTttcaataaatatcaaataaataattataatataattaaaattatattaaaaaaatttgaagccTATCTAAACGGCAAAAACATTCtagtttttaattaaaagttttgacGAGGACGCGAATCAAGTAATATAGAAGTCTTGTTTATGGGTGGGTTGAAGTTGGGTTCGGATCAAATCTAAGTATaacattgatatattttatatttgtttaaactcggtttgatttgaaatatgggtataaaattttgatcaaatctATCCATATTTGTAAAAGGTTAACTCAAGTctgctcatattattttttaaaatatatttatattattttaattcaatatttaagaatttgtatattttttatttattaaaattttttatatagtcatgttaatatttttctaatgtttacattaaaatagtattatatatttagtatatatttaatttttatgtgttataaattacataatacataaaaataacataacatatataacatattataaatttaaaaatgagtCGGGCCGAGCTGGGCTTAGGCCTTAAATATTCAAACTCGAGCCTAATCCATATTTTAAACgtacttaatatttttatccaaaccctccaAATTTCGAGTAGACCTGGGTGGGTAGCCCAACCCACAAACAAGTCTAAAGAGAAGTAacattgaagtttttttttttggggggggtaaTATGTAGTTTACTCCCTAAACTTGTCTACAAGTAAAAGTATATTgttggtacttaatttttttgtaCTTAGTTGATACATGAACTTGTTTCGTAAAAACCATTGCCCCCAATTTGTTAACAACGTTAAATTTTTAAGGGGTAACATGTAGTTTGCCCCCTAAACTTGACCGGAAGTACTTAGTTGGTCCCCGAACTTGTccaaaaaaattatactttttaaaattaatttatatatttttaaaaaaatttaaatttatgtttacTACATGTCATACTAAAAGATTGTCACATATTAATATAGAATTCACCATCAATGCCATAAACAgcataaaattaataatgttaatgcAAAAATACAATCGGAATATAAATTCAATTGCtaattagataataaaaaatattcgGAACCAACTAAATTCAAACAAGatattaactttttcttttaattggcTCAAATATACATCGAAATCAAATCGCAATTTTTTAATCATGATTTAAGTTAGGTTTTTGTTTTACCGGATTCAATAATcatttaatgttaaaataatttaaacgttgtattaatatttatatatttttagaaataaatttaaataaaaataatttttaattattataataaattttcacaaatttaataAGAACCGAGGCATAACTTGATTCTCCAACATATTAGTAGAATGGAAAGGAAACTAAAAACAACTATTAGCTTGGAGCAAACGTGTCATTTGATGGAAGGACTTAACTTATATATTATATTcatattatag from Gossypium hirsutum isolate 1008001.06 chromosome D12, Gossypium_hirsutum_v2.1, whole genome shotgun sequence includes these protein-coding regions:
- the LOC107947519 gene encoding heavy metal-associated isoprenylated plant protein 43, yielding MVKKTVLKVDLSGEKGRKKLLKAISGVQGVDKIEVDAAKGTISVTGDADPYDIIVRTRKVGKFVELVTVGPPPAPPKEPQKKPEEKKAEPKKDDKKTDPNPQFHYPVVYMDRYNEPNVGCSIM